One window of the Natrinema sp. CBA1119 genome contains the following:
- a CDS encoding ABC transporter substrate-binding protein has translation MTTDSKRTRRRLLKTGAAITGLGTTAGCLGTEGSGDGEGEYSVTMEPVGTVEFDSVPERWLPYTGDYADMGVALGQGDGLVGIGLQSRYGTHYYDDLPGVSVDPDDLTELWDDGTGKEVFYELEADVHLIDPNFMINRLGWSQDEVDEISETVAPFVGNTIFSASYDWHDYTRYTLYEAFEKVAAVFQERERYEAFERLHDDVLADVRSRLPDERPEVAVLVPASAEPEAFYPYHIEDDTQSKHWTDLRVDGALAASGVGDAQAASGTVDYETLLEIDPDVIAIRQQGTVTESEFEQGIVSFMRDHSVASELRAVRNDRVVYGGMTYQGPIIHLFQLERAAQGVYPDEFGGEKLFDRQAVADIVTGDT, from the coding sequence ATGACGACCGATTCGAAACGGACGAGACGACGCCTGCTGAAGACGGGAGCAGCGATCACCGGACTCGGGACGACCGCCGGCTGTCTCGGCACGGAGGGGTCGGGGGACGGCGAGGGCGAGTACTCCGTCACGATGGAGCCCGTCGGCACCGTCGAGTTCGACTCCGTTCCGGAGAGGTGGCTCCCGTACACGGGCGATTACGCGGATATGGGCGTTGCGCTCGGGCAGGGTGACGGTCTGGTCGGAATCGGCCTGCAGAGCCGGTACGGGACCCACTATTACGACGACCTGCCGGGCGTCTCGGTCGACCCGGACGACCTGACCGAACTCTGGGACGACGGGACCGGGAAGGAGGTGTTCTACGAGCTCGAGGCCGACGTTCACCTCATCGATCCGAACTTCATGATCAACCGGCTGGGCTGGAGCCAAGACGAGGTCGACGAGATCAGCGAGACCGTCGCGCCGTTCGTCGGCAATACGATTTTCTCGGCCAGTTACGACTGGCACGATTACACCCGCTACACCCTCTACGAGGCCTTCGAGAAGGTGGCGGCGGTATTTCAGGAGCGAGAGCGCTACGAGGCGTTCGAACGGCTCCACGACGATGTACTGGCCGACGTTCGGTCCCGACTGCCCGACGAGCGGCCCGAAGTCGCGGTCCTCGTCCCCGCCTCGGCCGAGCCGGAAGCGTTCTATCCCTACCATATCGAGGACGATACCCAGTCCAAACACTGGACCGATCTTCGGGTCGACGGTGCGCTCGCCGCGAGCGGCGTCGGCGACGCGCAGGCGGCGAGCGGCACCGTCGACTACGAGACGTTGCTCGAGATCGATCCCGACGTCATCGCGATCAGACAACAGGGAACGGTCACCGAGTCGGAGTTCGAGCAGGGGATCGTCTCGTTCATGCGCGATCACAGCGTTGCGAGCGAACTCCGGGCGGTCCGAAACGACCGCGTTGTCTACGGCGGCATGACTTACCAGGGACCGATTATCCACCTGTTCCAGCTCGAGCGGGCGGCCCAGGGAGTCTATCCCGACGAGTTTGGTGGCGAGAAGCTGTTCGACCGGCAGGCGGTCGCAGATATCGTTACCGGCGACACCTGA
- a CDS encoding ABC transporter ATP-binding protein, whose amino-acid sequence MSRTQRNADREQERITDDNGVAVESALVGDDLELSYPTSEETIVDCARLDIPEEAVTALVGPNGSGKSTLLKALSKHLEPDTGSVQIHGEDLDTFSRKELAREIGVLSQENDSLGSIPVEDLIYHGRYPHRGFFDGVTEEDHRAVERAIELAGIDHLRESELGQLSGGQKQLAWIAMVLAQDTDVLLLDEPTTFLDIHHQFRVLETIRQLNEEKGVTVAVILHDISQAARFADYLVAMCDGELYDWGPPEEVVTEQLLADVFGVEATVEYEPELQVLPKRALPDNQD is encoded by the coding sequence ATGTCACGCACACAGCGGAACGCGGATCGAGAACAGGAGCGGATCACCGACGACAACGGCGTTGCGGTCGAGAGCGCACTGGTCGGCGACGACCTCGAGCTCAGCTATCCGACGAGCGAGGAGACCATCGTCGACTGCGCGCGCCTCGACATCCCCGAGGAAGCGGTGACCGCGCTCGTCGGCCCCAACGGCAGCGGGAAGAGTACCCTCCTGAAGGCGCTCTCGAAGCATCTCGAGCCGGACACGGGATCCGTCCAGATACACGGCGAGGACCTCGACACGTTCAGTCGCAAGGAACTGGCGCGCGAGATAGGGGTCCTCTCGCAGGAGAACGACTCGCTCGGCTCGATTCCCGTCGAGGACCTCATCTATCACGGCCGCTACCCGCATCGGGGCTTTTTCGACGGCGTCACCGAGGAGGATCACCGGGCGGTCGAACGCGCGATCGAACTGGCGGGGATCGACCACCTCCGGGAGTCCGAACTCGGCCAACTGAGCGGCGGCCAGAAGCAACTGGCCTGGATCGCCATGGTGCTGGCACAGGACACCGACGTCCTGTTGCTCGACGAGCCGACCACGTTTCTGGACATTCACCACCAGTTCCGGGTGCTCGAGACGATCCGACAGCTCAACGAGGAGAAGGGCGTCACCGTGGCTGTCATCCTCCACGATATCTCGCAGGCGGCCCGGTTCGCGGACTATCTGGTCGCGATGTGCGACGGCGAACTCTACGACTGGGGGCCGCCCGAAGAGGTCGTGACGGAACAGCTGCTGGCCGACGTCTTCGGCGTCGAGGCCACCGTCGAGTACGAGCCCGAACTGCAGGTGCTGCCGAAGCGCGCGCTCCCGGATAACCAGGACTGA
- a CDS encoding ABC transporter substrate-binding protein: protein MSNERTWTRRNVLQTGGALAGVSAMAGCIGDDGSSDGETAYTVSMPPVGDVEFESVPQTWAAGTADWADMGIALGQEPPVGLYIAGRLHTGYYVDIPDVSVDPDDIETLWDDEFGPEKFMNLAENVDVLVMDPNFLTGRADWSGDAIERIKSTGTPFFGNSITSRGYSWHQDYDYLTMYEAFEKLAEVFQEQERYDEFETLHDEFKSELENVVPSSDRPEAAVLYPQIADDSFLPYIIDESTSYKHLRDLGVEDALANSDVENFHNTRGSIDYETLLDVDPEYILLRTEQYLSEEEFQQNFLEPIQSHNAGQKLTAVQNDNVYKTVPFYQGPIINLVATQRLAEQLYSIDEQLYDPQEVSDIVNGDF from the coding sequence ATGAGCAACGAACGGACGTGGACGAGACGGAATGTGCTTCAAACGGGGGGTGCGCTCGCAGGTGTGAGCGCGATGGCGGGCTGCATCGGAGACGACGGATCCTCGGACGGCGAAACCGCATACACGGTATCGATGCCGCCGGTCGGCGACGTCGAGTTCGAGTCGGTCCCCCAGACGTGGGCCGCCGGCACCGCGGATTGGGCCGACATGGGGATCGCACTGGGTCAGGAGCCGCCGGTCGGCCTCTATATCGCGGGGCGGTTACATACGGGGTATTACGTCGACATTCCCGACGTGAGCGTCGACCCGGACGATATCGAAACGCTTTGGGACGACGAGTTCGGCCCCGAGAAGTTCATGAACCTCGCCGAGAACGTGGACGTACTCGTCATGGATCCGAACTTCCTCACGGGACGGGCCGACTGGAGCGGCGACGCCATCGAGCGGATCAAATCGACGGGGACGCCGTTCTTCGGGAACAGTATCACCTCTCGGGGCTACTCGTGGCACCAGGACTACGACTACCTCACGATGTACGAGGCCTTCGAGAAACTCGCCGAAGTCTTCCAGGAACAGGAACGCTACGACGAGTTCGAGACGCTGCACGACGAGTTCAAGTCGGAACTCGAGAACGTCGTTCCCTCGAGCGACCGACCTGAGGCCGCGGTCCTGTACCCGCAGATCGCGGACGACTCCTTCCTCCCCTACATCATCGACGAGTCGACGAGTTACAAACACCTGCGGGACCTCGGAGTCGAGGACGCGCTCGCGAACTCCGACGTCGAGAACTTCCACAACACCCGCGGCTCGATCGACTACGAGACGCTCCTCGATGTCGATCCGGAGTACATCCTGCTTCGCACCGAGCAATACCTCAGCGAGGAGGAGTTCCAGCAGAACTTCCTCGAACCGATACAAAGTCACAACGCCGGGCAGAAACTGACGGCCGTCCAGAACGACAACGTCTACAAGACCGTCCCGTTCTATCAGGGCCCGATCATCAACCTCGTCGCCACTCAGCGGTTGGCCGAACAGCTCTACAGCATCGACGAGCAACTGTACGACCCGCAGGAAGTCAGCGATATCGTCAACGGCGACTTCTAG